One genomic segment of Virgibacillus doumboii includes these proteins:
- a CDS encoding carbohydrate ABC transporter permease, with the protein MKSRKLNSKVMIYILMIAITVLTVGPFLYTLFIALKSPTQGIYDGLLPNDPTLINFVDSFKQTDFMIYLWNTTVVTAIAVPLNLLFSSLSGYALARIDFKGRSVVLTLIISTMAVPFQLYMAPLFQIAGELGLRNTHIGLTILQVSTAFGIYFMRQAFLHVPKELEESAYLDGANRFQVWLRVAMPLVKPTLISLAIYTFTFTWGDYLWPLLNTTDSSMYTLSIGLAQMSQNFDGGNLKLIGAASILTTIPSLLIFIWLQKHFISGQTDGAVKG; encoded by the coding sequence TTGAAATCAAGGAAACTAAATTCGAAAGTTATGATTTATATACTTATGATTGCTATTACAGTACTTACTGTAGGGCCATTTTTATATACCTTGTTTATTGCATTGAAATCTCCAACGCAAGGTATTTATGACGGATTACTGCCAAATGATCCAACGCTTATTAATTTTGTCGATTCATTTAAGCAGACAGATTTCATGATTTATTTATGGAATACAACGGTTGTTACTGCTATTGCTGTTCCATTAAACCTGTTGTTTAGCAGTCTTTCTGGTTATGCACTTGCTCGGATTGATTTTAAAGGAAGAAGCGTTGTACTCACTTTAATCATTTCTACTATGGCGGTACCATTTCAGCTTTATATGGCGCCACTATTTCAGATTGCCGGTGAACTGGGATTAAGAAATACACATATAGGCTTAACCATTTTGCAAGTTTCAACTGCATTTGGTATTTATTTCATGCGCCAAGCATTTTTACATGTACCAAAAGAACTGGAGGAGTCTGCATACTTGGATGGTGCAAATAGGTTTCAGGTTTGGCTTAGAGTTGCGATGCCTCTTGTAAAACCCACGCTCATTTCATTAGCAATTTATACTTTTACGTTTACTTGGGGAGATTATTTATGGCCATTGTTAAACACAACCGACAGCAGTATGTATACATTATCAATCGGTCTGGCTCAAATGTCACAAAACTTTGATGGTGGAAATTTGAAATTGATTGGTGCTGCTTCCATCCTGACAACTATTCCAAGTTTATTAATATTTATTTGGTTGCAAAAACACTTTATTTCAGGGCAAACAGATGGTGCGGTGAAAGGGTAA